The following DNA comes from Meles meles chromosome 8, mMelMel3.1 paternal haplotype, whole genome shotgun sequence.
TTGAAGCCTTCATGGAATTCTCTGGGAAGAACCTTAGTGCCTTtcttcagttttataatttttttcttttcagtgggcccaaagacaaacaaatgaggaaggaatgaaggaaagaaagaaaataaatttaatagttACTTTGGAAGTCATCAGCTAAAAGCTCTTGGGACCTCTCCCTGCCTATCTCGGGAcctgttatttttataattttgctgTAATTTCTTATAGACTTAGATCAAATAAATGCTGTAACGTTTCTCCTGGATGCCATCACAAAGTAGAATCTACATTCCCTGCTTCCGGGGAGCTTTTCCAAATGAAAGCTGGGGAAGTCACTTTTGGATGCCACTCAGCTTTCAAGCttcacctctttaaaaaaaatgttctgtgatCATTGGCTTAAGCTCTGATCTCACTTCACTGGGAACCCATATTTGTACTATGTGATCCAGCCCTCAGCACTGTGGTCacttaaaagaaaaggagaagggacaCATTTGTGTTGTGTGGTGTGGATGGAATGTAAACATGGAAAACTGTGTTGTGACAGTTTGCTGCCATGGGGACTGTAGAAAGCAGAGAAAGGTAAGATACAGAGCAAGAGAGTAAAATGGGTAAGACATACAGATAATCCCCAAAGCATATATCCTAAGGGTTCCCTGTATATGTGCTTCGGCCTTTCCTGAGGTTCCACTGCACCTTTCCCTTGAGCTCTATGAGGCACTTTACCCTACGTTTATTAGGCGACACTGAATTCGTTATCCTTTATTGTAATTCTTGTTGTCTGAGAAGGTGGACCCATTATCTGAGGCAGCATGGCACACTGGTGATATGACCGGCTATATATATAGTACCAGAATTCTCAAAATCATAGTTCTAGCTCAGTGGCTAAGGGAGGCCAAAGAGTGTCTACTGAATATACCCAGATATGAATCGCTGGAACCTGCGTTAGCTTATGGAGCAAAAGGGACTTTATAGATGTGCTTAAGTTAAggttcttgagatggggagatcaTTCCGGATTAAACAGGTGGGCCCTAAATGTAAACATAAGTGTCCTtttaggaaggaaacaaaaagagtTTTGACATGAAGGAGAAAGTAGATGTGATTCTGGAAACAAGAGATTGAGGAGTACAAGGAAGGGGTCATGAGTTAAGGGATGCTGGCGCCTTCAGAAGCTAGAAAATCAAGGAGATACATTCTCCTCTTCAGTCTCCAAAGGGAACCAGCCCTGTTAACACCATGACTTGAGCCTACAGAAAGGAACTGCAgccttttggcctccagaactgggacaTGATGAAcgtgtgttgttttaagcaaattaaccaagtttgtggtaatctgttacagcaacaataggaaactaatatggTAGATTTGTGATGGTGGTCAAGTTTCCTAACcactctgtgcttcagttttacTATCTGTACTGTGGGGAAAAGGCAAGTTCCATCAGGCAGTTGGAAGAATTCATGAAtttgtgactgagtaatattccattgtatactcAGCCAcaaattcactgattttttttttagattatttatttatttatttgacagagacagatcacaagtagatagagaggcagacagagagagagagagagggaagcaggctccctgctgagcagagagaccgatgcaggacttgatcccaggaccccgagatcatgacctgagctgaaggcagcggcttaacccactgagccacccaggcacccacaaattCATTGATTCTTAAACCACCTCATGAAGAGATATTCTCCCCACAGTACAGATGgtaaaactgaagcacagagtgGTAAGGAAACTTTCCCAAGATTACATTTGATCACAAATATGGATGAAGCtgcagagtattatgctaagcaaaaagaagttagtcagagaaaaacaaacaccatatgatttcacttatatgtggaatttaagaaataaaacagatgaacatgggggagaaaaaaaaaggaggcaaaccagaaaacagactcttaactgtagaaaacgaactgagggttgctggaggggaggtaggcagggggatgggctagatgggtgatggggattaaggaggacacttgtgatgaacactttGTGTTGTATCTAAGggacgaatcactaaattccacacctgaaactaatatgacactataGGCTAACTTACTGgtatttaaaaacttgaaaaaaaaatttaaaataactttccttcaactatcaaaaaaaatcaatgaatttacATGTTTTTTGCcacatagcaggcactcaataacTATTTGATTATTTAATGCTTGCATTCAACATAGTCTTAGCCATAGAGTTAGTTGGTCTGTCAGTAGAGTCAAAACTTCTACCTAAGCTGTTCTGACTCAAAATCCAcaagtaagttagagaaaagcTACCAATTAACAGAGTAAATATGATGTGATCCAGCATATCTTGGGCTTTCCTTTAAAAGTGATCATTGAataaggaaaatgttattttatgtcACCTTGACTGCAGTTTTAGAAAAGCTAATTTTACTTTATATGATTCAAAGTTCAACTCCTTCTGTGCTGAAAGATGTGAAGAGATATTCTCAAATCCTTTCATTTCCTATTAATCATACATTATTATTTGTAGCTTCTacattctacctttttttttggtaaagatttttttgtttatttgacagagacagatcacaagtaggcagagaggcaggcagagagagaaaggaggaaggaggctctccgcggagcagcaagcctgacgtggggctcaatcccaggacctcgggatcatgacccaagccaaaggcagaggctttaacccactgagccacccaggtgcccctacattctACTTTTAAATCACCTAAGAGGTAATCTTTCAAAAgacttatattttctatttaactTTGCCTCACATTTGGGATATCAATTTGACCCATGTTTACTAagtatctactttttaaaaaacttcttatTAAGTTCCTACTATACATAGgtatctttccatgtgttttcagaaaaaaaaagaacaaacaaaacagctatttatccatccattcacccagtTTTCTACTCATCCAACTACGGACTTAACAGGCAACATTTGAGGACCACAGTCTGGGCAATATACATATGTGTTAGACCCTGGTGCAGACAATAAATTGCAGTCTCTGCTCATATAGGGCTCACAGTTGAATTTGGGAGCCAGATACATGGTTAGAACCTCTAAAGAAATGAAGGATTTGCCCagagactgaaagtaaagggaatGGAGGGCTGGATACATCAGACAGAAAGCAAGGTTGTAAGGAAGACTTCACAGAAAAAATATGGGGCTTAGTAGGTGAGGTTTAAGAAGGAAGAGTCAGGAAGAATAAGCGCGtcttaaatgaaatctttagaagaattaaaagcaaaacatggTATGGCTAGATTAGACATGGTATTTGATAGCATATGGTCCAAGAAAATTTCTTTGCTCCTCCCAGACAAGAGTGTAGATTGACATTTGCTTGTCTGATGGAAATAATTTAGAGTAGCATACTAGGATGCCATACATCAAAGCAGGCAGCTTTCTGAGATCTGATGCATGCGTTCTgactttttaccccctttctctttttttaagctgAAACATTACTGACAGTCACCGCTATAGTCCAGTGCTCTTAAAGTTGACATATGCTGAGTGACAGATCCAAGATAAGAGTAAAATACATTTGAATGTGCCGATAAAGGGAAAATGGGAAAGGGCTGAAATTACAGAGATATAAAGGTGTATCTTTAAAGCTCTGAGGAGAACAAATTGCTAATCAGGAACAGAACTGTATAGAGGCTTGATAAGTTCGAATGAAGAAACCCTTCTGGGATGGAAACTCTTTCTAGTGTGTAGTGGTTTTATAAGAAGTCTAATGAGATCCATTTGAAAGTGCTGGCTCCGTTTGGTATGGAGGAGGATTGTCAAGAGATTTTCAGATGTCTGAATGGCAGTAATAAGCCCAACAGGGCCAAGGTGGGGTGTCCGATTGCCCAAGTGGCATAAAAGCTATCTTTGGAAACTCATCATCCACAAGAGTACATTCTGTTCCCATTAATTTCTGGCAAATGGAAACCTTCTGCAAGGAAATAGCACTGATACCGATCAAGTCAATCACTGCTGAGATTTACTTATAAGCTAGAATTCTAGAATATTCTACCATTTTATACCCATTTAAATACACTTGTACACACATATAagcacacacggacacacacacacacacacacacacacacacacacaggtatttATAAAGCATAGGAAATTTTAATTCTTAGTCTGTCACCAGTTTCCCTAATAAAATTATTCAATTGCTTGAGGTTTTTTTAGAAGCTGTAGTTACTGGCAGTAGTATAGCACAGTGAAGTATTTGCATTATTTACAAATTTCCTTTGCTCCAGGATCATTGGAGTATAGGGAGTATATCATCCCTTTAGTGTATAGGGATGATAAATTGCTAAGAATTTGTCCCTGCATTCCTGGCCATAGTCAGTTGGTTTTGGAGTGGATGCCTAACCTTAACTGGGTCAGTGAGAGGATCTCCGCAGTTGGAAAAATGGTTAAGGAAAGACCCAGAGGAGAAGTCCATTCAACACATTCATGTTGCTTTGAGTCTCATTTTAGAAGCCTGGAACCTCAGCCCTTTGACAACTGCTAACTGGGTCTGTCTGAAAATTTTCCTCCATCTATAAACTGAAATTTGCTAAAAATGGAAATCACAGCTGCCCTCATATTTTGAGTGATAGCAATACAGATTCCCACTGAACATATAAATACCTAGACTTCTCCAGAAAGATGGTTCAAACTTTCTTTTGTTAAAAGGCTGACATCATTTTCCTTGTCCCAAGACTGCTATTCAATGTCCTTGACCACCTTCAGAATTTGCTTGCCAATGACCCATTCCTGAGAGACAAATCCTACAAGTATCTAGGAAACCAATATATATTATGATAAACACTGtggtaaaataagaaatatatttaggggctcctgggtggctcggtggattaagccgctgccttcggctcgggtcatgatctcagggtcctgggatcgagccctgcattgggatctctgctccgcggggagcctgcttcctcctctctctgcctgcctctctgcctacttgtgatctctctctctgtcaaataaataaataaaatctttaaaaaaaaagaaatatatttatataactttataaCACTATAAAGTGTTAGTGAATTTGATTCTGATTAAGCTAACGTTTATTTGGGCCAGTActcgtttttaaaattttgctaaacACTGTTGATTGCGTTTGTGGGTTTAATTGTTTAATTCTTACAATCAGCtataatataattttcattataCCACTGAGGATACTGAACCTCAGAGTAAGAGATACAGAAAGATAATATATTTACCAATACCCcccaaaaatattaattttagctATCTATATATCCATCAATCCTTCTATATACATCAGTCTATGTAAGTGTATGTTATAATATATATGGAATACAAatgtagacatatatatatatttattatatagatACACAATTTTATCATATCATTTCTGGTGACATACTATTTCAGTTtcagtgcatttttttctttggcaaatattttgtgtttagtattatatagtaatttatattctaaaaattttatttttagctaatTGGAGCGGGGAAGCCGACTATGGAGACGGAGCTAAGATGGGGGCTCTCGGCttgggttaccttaaaccatgacccaaggcacagtcaggtcactgctctttgagcaggtaacagacaagtggcagatctggagagactccctccttcctcctacaGGAGGAGTGGTGCAGGAGCAtggggcaggaatctgctgggtttggagactacAAATGGGGCTGTGCATCAGAGATAGAAACCCTTGGTCACAGGTCAGGTGAGCACGGAGTgcagccggagaccagggagatgggagggattgactgcttttctctgagggtgcaccgaagagtggggccccaagccCTCGCTCTTGGCCAGGGAttggaggctgccattttcattcctgtcctccaaagctctacagaaaatgttacgggaacaaaagctaccaagagcaaaccccagcagattacttagcctgggccctggcaagggtggtgcaattccaccttggggaaagacatttgagaattcctgcaacaggcccctccccaagaagatcagcaagaacatccagccaagaccaagttcactgatcaaggagaagtGTAGAACTctagagctaggggaaagcaacacatagaattcatggcttttccccataatcctttagtcttgcaaagttaattttttaaaattttttttcttattctattttttaaacttttcctctttactcttttaatgtttttaactattttatcttatcagtacatttttaaaaaaaatcttttaaaattttcattattagggacacctgggtggttcagtgggttaagtctctgctttcagctcagctttttttttttttttttacttttgtataatttaataaactttaaaatgttactgcttatgtttgaattttttgtgtttgtgtttctgtCCGTCTGAGTCATTGGTCTTCTTTTTGTTCCTGTTCCTATTTTTCACGTTGTGTGTTTCATAGTAGCGTACACCAACTTTCCTGGACTGCTGCTGCCGCGCCACTTGCCTCCGTTCCTTAGATGTAAGCATCCTGCGAGTCTTATTTGAACGGtcctcttccctctgtgccttccttttctttccctttttggtAGGTGCTGTGTCTTCTGCAACCTCTTCAGCTGCTCTTTGTTCTTCAGATTTTGTAAAAACCTTTTCACTTAGTCCCTTGGATATTCTGACTGCGGAAAACTTCTTAGCTTTGGCTTTGTTTAAAAACTTCTGATATTTAGCAATCTTTTCATCCAGCGCTCTAATAACGGCCTTGGTGTCATTGCCCACGTGTTCTCCCTGGGACTCTGGGCAAGACTCCTCTTCCTCGTCTTCCAgttcctgttcctcctcctctttctcttcctcctctccagaaAAGCTCTCAAGCTCTTCATCAATATCGGACATCTCCAAAAGGACCAGGTCATCCccggaaaactgaggcacaacaTTGATTTTGCCGAAATTCTGCCGAACCCATGCCAGAATCTGCTGCATTTCTGAGTCCTTGTCACAGCGACTGTTCTCGTTTTCCTTCTCATTGACAGGCTCTGAGGATTCCCCTACAGTTGCGGTGACTTCCTCTTCAGTGTCCTTCTGGCTTGTTTCTGTGGCAACTTCCAAAGATGAGGAGGAAGGGAGCTGGGAGGCCGCAGGGGGCTCCGCATTGGGCGGCTTGACAAAAAAAGGAATCCGGCAATTCTCTGCCAGTCATTGAGAACCATCTTGCCCACAGTCTGCAAGTCAGGCTCTCCACCCTTCAGTAACTTCCCAGTCCTGAATGCCAGCTTCTCAAGAAAGTCCTCAGCATTCTCCCAAGAATCAATCTTGTAGGTCTTGCTGATGTATTCTGGCTTCGCTCGTTCAAGTACAGCACTGATGTGGTCTTCGggagtctttattttttcaacttgAACGACTCCTTTCAGCACGATGTCTGTCTCCGAGTCCTCAGAGGGGTAAACCACACCTGGATTGGGattgagggtcctgggattgagggtcctgggattgagccccccatcaggctctcttctcaggggagcctgctccccccctctctctgcctgctgacttgtgatctctctctctctctctgtcaaataaataaagaaataaatctttaaaattttttatcgttattatagtcatattttatcctttcattgtatttaaccttattttttgtatacatatagggatcttttctttaaaattttgggatacaatttcttctaataaataaaaatataccctaaacctagcacatggctttgttctagtctcaaGCT
Coding sequences within:
- the LOC123948788 gene encoding LOW QUALITY PROTEIN: nucleolar GTP-binding protein 2-like (The sequence of the model RefSeq protein was modified relative to this genomic sequence to represent the inferred CDS: deleted 2 bases in 1 codon) yields the protein MSLIVHVADLPFKKKVEFLKGVVYPSEDSETDIVLKGVVQVEKIKTPEDHISAVLERAKPEYISKTYKIDSWENAEDFLEKLAFRTGKLLKGGEPDLQTVGKMVLNDWQRCRIPFFVKPPNAEPPAASQLPSSSSLEVATETSQKDTEEEVTATVGESSEPVNEKENENSRCDKDSEMQQILAWVRQNFGKINVVPQFSGDDLVLLEMSDIDEELESFSGEEEEKEEEEQELEDEEEESCPESQGEHVGNDTKAVIRALDEKIAKYQKFLNKAKAKKFSAVRISKGLSEKVFTKSEEQRAAEEVAEDTAPTKKGKKRKAQREEDRSNKTRRMLTSKERRQVARQQQSRKVGVRYYETHNVKNRNRNKKKTNDSDGQKHKHKKFKHKQ